In Cardinium endosymbiont of Dermatophagoides farinae, the sequence TCTGGTCATATAGTTAATAGTTAAATATAATGTTTTAAAGACAGCTGTATCGTTAGGAAATACCCTTTTATTTTTGGTGACTCTACGGAATTGGCTATTTACAGATTCTACAGCATTGGTTGTGTAAATGACTCTTCGTATAGGCTAGGGTATTGTATTATCCGGATGGCACAAATCATGAAACAGAAGCTGTAGATCTTTCTATTTTCTTATTTGAAGCACTAGCTTCTAAAATAGATTCATTAGACAATGATGGAAAAGAGTTATACAATCCTTTGGTTGAGGACTACAGTATACCTTCAGCACCAGCCTTGCAAACTTTAAAAGAGATAGAACCAGTTTGGTGTAGCCGTCACTCTAATTTGCATGACATATTGGTCTATATGCAGCATGATACGGCTGTTTCTCGTCAAGTTTCGGACGTACTTAATAATCTA encodes:
- a CDS encoding transposase; translated protein: MRRVIYTTNAVESVNSQFRRVTKNKRVFPNDTAVFKTLYLTINYMTRKWTNAIQNWSEAMAHFLIKFESRIQ